The genomic window GGTGctggggcccgggggggggggggggggggggaagcacggACAGATTCCCAGGGTGGGAAGGGGTGTGTGGTGGGTGATGCAGGGATTGAGGTGAGGGCGGGGAGGCCAGGCCAGAGGCAGGCGGGGAAGGGCCCAGGGCCAGGTGGCGGGGCACGGGAAAGGGCTGGCGGTGTGCATCTGAACATCCTGGCTCCCGCACGGAAGTCAGTGCAACTCCCATCCCGGAGTTTGGCCTCCCTCCCAGATGCGCCTCCCGTGGGAGATCCGTGAGCCGGACGCATGGGTTCCTGCAGGGCTGTGGTAAGAGAGCCGACCCGCCAGGGCTGACCGGCGCGGTCAGGTTGCCAGTGAGAAGGTGCAGCACCCCCTGGAGGCAAGACAAGGAAGCCGCAGAAACAGCTCTGCGCGGCCGGAACGAGCGCCCGCTCCCTGCGCTGCGTGGAGCCCGGCTCTGGGCCCGGCCCAGGGCGCCGGGCCGAACGGCCTGTGTCCCGGTGCAGACTGAAGAGATGCCCGTGCGGCTTCGCGTTTCGGTGtctgtctctggccctctctgTGCTGATGTGACAAAGCAGCCTCACTAAGAGTATCTAGAATCGGCGtacttttcctaaaataaacCGGGACTTCTGTTCAAAGATAACTGTGTAGAGaccttttacttcctttttcccctcaaaCCTAAAGGGATAGTAAAGAATGGGGAGCAGCGAGAGGAAGCCCAGAACCACGGCCCGAGAGGCCCAGCCTCTGGCAGGTCTGGCTgagcgccgccccccccccccccccccgccccgaggggCCCAGTGCGCGTGCGTGCGCCAGCAGGTGCCTGCGGGCTGCGGGGGACTACCCCAGGTGAGGGGGTCACAGTATTTCAGATCTGAGGTCACTCCCCCTTGGAGGACAGGTGCCTCCAGCAGGGACACGGCGGAGCAGGCGACAGGGCGATGAGCTGAAGTCacacccctgccttcccccaggGCAGACCTAAGGGACTTGGGATGCCCTGAGATCGCTCCTCAAACGGCAATGAAGAAATCACAAGTGGCATCACTAACAAAAATGAAGAGCCCACGCAAAGGAACCTGGTGGCACAGAAGGGGCTGAGTCAGCAGAAcgcagaaagaaatggaaggagaggCGTCACCAGTGTCCTGGGGGAGGAAACACGAGAGAGGAACCCCGGCGAGCTGCCTCCAGGGGCCGAGGGATCAGCCCCACAGCCCCAAGGACCTGAATCCTTCAAGCACCCGAAGAGGTTAGAGCAGGGCTGCAGGTGAGGACGTGCGGCCAGCGGGAGGCCCCAGGCAGCCCCCACCGGACTTCCCACCCGGAGTCTGAGCGATAACAAATGGGCTGGGAGAGAGCCGGGGCGGGGCGTGGGGTGGGGAGACACCCTGGAGGCTTTACGGCAGAAAATTCCAGTtcagcgggggggtggggagcagggggaggattTGCAGCACATTGAGACCCAGCAGCTGCCCAGGCTCATCTCCACCCGCATGATGCCTGTGGGATCCGGGGGAACCTGCCCCGAGGACTGCTGGGGATGCACACATAGGGCAGCTCAACGCCCACCCCTGGGGGCTCACGAAGAAGGGAGACCGTCGGAGGCACAGCGGTGCGTGGAGCCGGTGCCCGGCAGCGGTGCGCAGAGCGCTTCCCCAGCCGCGGAGGCAACGGAGCCGCCGACTCCGCAGGGAGAGCCGTCTGCGGGCACCGCCAGAGCGGGTCCTGAAGCGCCCGCAGGAGGGGGGGCTCCGCTGCAGAAGAGAACGTGGGGAAGGGCCCGGGCCTGATCCCCCAGGGGCGGCCAGCGGGTTCCAGCAAAGAAACCACCTGGAGAAGTAAAAAGGGGTCAAAGCAAACAGGTGTGTGTTGAGAAGCTGTTTAGGATGTAAAGTCCTCTTTGAAGCAGGAGCCAGAATGGCTTCCGGGGCTTTCATTGCTCCTTGTTAATTTCTTGGCCATTCTTCCTTTTGACCGCtttgtgaaaaaggaaaatgtgtttgaTTACTTAACGTCTATTCCTATGAAACGAAAAGGCAGTATCGGAAGTAAAAGCCACGCGAGAAGAAGGGGAAGTTGAATGAACACAACAGAAGGCCAGGTCAGGGGCGTGGAAGACGGATGTAAGGAGCCTCACAAAGTGAGGTGGGAAAGAACAGAACGACAGTTGGAGAAGacgggaaggggagggaggcagagccgGGCAAGCGGGATACTTCCAGATGGCTTTTCTGAAGAAGACCAGCAGAGGGACCGTGAGACAGCCCTCCCAACACAGAAAGGGAGCCGTGAAGCCCTCTGTCCTGCTGGGGGGACAAGCGGATCAGAGTCCAGGGAAGCAGTCTGGCCTTTGTGCCAACACGTCGCCCCATCTCGTTCTCGGGCGCTGTTCACCACCCACCATTCTCTGGCCGGTTGCTGCCCTGTAAACCCGTGGGGCACCCTGGGGGTCAGGTGTAACAGAGAGGGACAGCCGTGCAGTGGCGCTGCACACGGAATGCAGGGTGGCAGGGCAGGAAGGCCCGAACCCGGGGTCAGGAACACCTGGGTCAGACGCCGGCACCGGCAGGGACTAGCTGCATAATCTGGGCGAATGACTTCACCTGCCCGAGACCCAAGACGGGGCTGAAGCCCTCAGTTACTGCGCCACGGACACGTACGGACACCtgtcctctctcactgccccgtGCTGTGGGCGGCCGACGAGCCATCagcactgtgtgccaggccccaggATGGAAAGCTGTGCTCTCTGCCTGGGAGGAGAGCCcacctgtgattctctctctctgcttctctctcaaaataaacagacattaaaacaaataaataaaggcaatttGAAAAGCGTAGGAAGAATAGaaccctctctgcccccaaagaAATCAGTCATCGGCAACTCTAGGGAGCGTTTGCCCAGATTGTCAGCCGCTCATTTAGGCTCTGGGCGGTGGCTTACTGTTACAGCAAACTGTGTGAGGGAGAAGCGGGGCGGGCAGCTGGAAGCACGGTGGGAGAGCAGGGGCCTCAGAGTCCCAGATCTGGGTTCACACTGAGCCTGTGGTAactcttctctgagccttggcttcctGCCTGTAAATGAGGGCGGCCGGTGCCCGAGACGAAGTGAGGGTGGTGGTGATAGGGTGCATAGGGCTTCTAGCACCGCTCCCGGCCAACCAGAGCGCTTCAAGATGTGAATGTTACTTTAGGATGAGGTTAAGCATTTGGCTCAATTGTTTAAAGAGCTGTAACAGTAAGTCACCGCCCGCAGCCTAAATGAGCGGCTGACAATCCATGCAAACCCTCCCTAGATTTGCTGATGACTGATTTCTTTGGGGGCAGAGAGTGTTCTATTCTTCCTACGCTTTCcaaattgtctttatttatttaaaaaatgtttactttgagagagaaagagacgtgAGAGCGGGGGGAAAAGCAAAGATAGAGAATCACAAGTAgggcgctgacagcacagagcctgacgcagggctcgaacccaggaactgtgagaacatgacctgagcccaaaacaaGAGTCAGCTGCCTAAAcgacgtgcccccccccccccggcaccaCTCCAAATTGTCTTTAAAGAGCAGAAATGACTCTCACCATGAAAACAAACTCCCAAAggttatttaagaaaaagaatattaaaatctgTGCTCCTTGAAGACTAGACTTAAATTTCCCTTAGATGTGGGGCCTGGCTGACTTCTGGGGTGAGGCGGACAGCCAGGGGACAGGGTGGCTGGGGGCCTCACGGTGAGCACCTGTGGCCCCAGCGACAAGGACTGGTACTTGAGAGGGAAGcatcgccccccaccccaccccggatCCCAGGTTCTGGGAGAGGAGGGCCTGGCCGTGTCTCCTGGGCAGGGGACGCAGGAGCCGAGGTCCCGGAGGCCGCCAGAGAAGCCATCGCGGACGAAGCGGGCCCGCCTGTCCCGAGGTCCCGGCGGGACGGGGACGGCGCCCAGAGCCCTCGGGCTCTCCCTGGGTCGCACCAGCCGGGACTCTGGCAGCTCGCTGCCAGCGCTCCTGGGTGGGGGTCAGGCAGCTCGGTGCCCCCGGGGCGCGCGGACGGGACTCAGGCAGCTCTGTGCCAGCGCTCCCGGGCGCGCGCTCCCGGAGGGACCCGGCCTGGCCGCGAGTGTCAAGTCCTCCAGCGGGAGAACGCCTTAAAGTGCGCAGGGTGAGGAGCACAGGGCCTTGGGAATCGGCCCGCCCCGGGCTGCGGCTGCGCGGACGCCCCGCCGCGGCTCCAGCCCGGCGGGCTCCTGCGGCCCAGCGGCTGCACCGGGCGGTACCGGCGCTGGGGCGTCGGGTCCGAGGAGGCTGCGCGCGCCGCCTCGGAACCACGCCCCCATAGCGCCCCTGACCCTGCCGCGGCCGAACCGCGGGCGCGCGCGGCGTTCCCCGGAAGCTCCGCCCCACGCCGCCGGCACTTCCGGGCGCTCTAGGAAGCTCGGAGGACTCGCCCGGGGACCGGCGCGAGGCGGGCTGGCGTCCCTGCAGCGGTCGGAGGGGCAGGGTGCGCGGGGCGAGGGAGCCTCTGGAAGTGGTCGGGGAGGCCGGCGCCAGAAGGGGATGGGCGAGGGGACCTGGCGTGGAGGGGCCTGAAGGCCGTCGGAAGGGCTCTGTGAAGCGAGGGAGCCCATCCGGCGTGGGACTTCAGAGGACCTCTCGGGTGTGGGGGTGGGACGCGGAGCGTGTCCTGGGTGGTGGGAGTGGCCTGCGGCGGGGTGGCGAGGGCAGCAGGAAGGGCCTGCGGAGGCCGGTGCCGCGCTGCAGCCCGGACTGACACCCGGGCGACCACGAGGTCTTACCGCAGGAGCAGAAGAGGGGCGCGGCGAGGCTGGGCAGAGGGCGGGGCCGGAGCCGCCGCGGGCGTGAGGGCAGGCTCCGCTCCAGGGGCCTGGCCGCCAGGGTCTCCCCTGGGCAGCTGCCTGTGTCGGTGCTCCTCCTTTGAGGGCTGATGAGAGCAGAGGTTCCCAACCCTGGGGCGCCGTCACTGGCACTGCGGGTGATGGGACTGAGCCCGGATTCCCAACTTTACCCCAGGCCCTAGTCTCTCTCCCCTGGGACGGGGCCTGGGCGCCTGTGCTTTTCCGCAGGTTCTCCAGGTGATGTAACTGGTACCTTAGTGGGTTCGCACACCCATGAAAATGCCAGGCAGGGGGTCTCGTGTGAGGCCAGTGCCTCGTAAGAATTTGCTCAGCTCAGCACGAGAGCCGCAAAGCCAAGACAGGCGGTGTATGAAGCCGCTCCAAGGAAGAGATACAGCTTGAGCAAAAAGGAGGGCGAGGCGGTGGAAGATGGTTGGAAGTGTATCCATTGTCTCAAAAGACTCTGCAAAGAAGCCTCCTTCTCTTGGACTTCTTGGCGGGGCGTGTGGCAGCTACAGGAGACAGTTCTCAGCCCCTCCAAACAAGGTTTACTGGACTCAGCACATGGGTCCGGCACATGGCACTTTCAGGGTGTGAGGATGGAACGGGCTCCATTCTCGATCTTGAGTCCCCGAAATGGGTTTTCCCCGCAATGGGCACACTTGCAGGCTGCGTGCGTGTGGAGATCTCTGTGACCTTGTCAACGCACTGTGTGCACACGATGTCTCAGAAGCTGCTCCAGAAACACCCTACAGGCCCAAGTGTCCAAGGAATGTGCCCCCTTTCTAGACCATGACCCCAAGGAAACCCTCTGGCCTGCGGAGTCCTCTCCCACCGGCTCACTGTGGAGTGAACGCCCTGGCTGTGGCTTTGGTGtgaacagagaggaggagagtttCCCCTCCTGCTGCCCGCCTGGTGAAGGTGCTGTTTCCGAGGAAGATCTCTGCCTCAGGGCTTTGCTGTGCCGCTGCACTGCAGCGGGGTGGGGTCCTGTCGGTGGTATTTCTCGGATGCTGAACGTGCTCAGTGACAGTGGTATCCTGCATGGTGACCGTGACAAGGTACCTCTCCAGCCCCGATTACATGATGTGTCCACTTGGCCTGCCTCCATAATCCCCTCCTGACTCCCGTGCGCGCCCAGCGGGCTTTTCCACATTCACTACATTCACAGGGTCTCTCTCCATGTGAACTCTGACCCCGACAACTTGACCCTCTACCCAAGGCTGCGCCAGGTCTAATCCACTCATTGGCTTCTCTGCAGTGTAGATTCTCCGATGCTGAACCTGGCCTGACTGTGCCCGAACCCCTCCCACAGTCACGACGTTCCAGAGGTCTTCGCCCCCCAGCTCTAACGTTTTGTTACATCGAAGGTTCCGTCCACCTTGGTTACACGTGCTTACATAGTGCTTCATGACACCAGAGCTCCGCCCGTGCCCTCCACGGTCACCACATCCCCTTGTCGAGCGCCCCACGGTTTCCAGCTCTGAGCGACGGGCTGTCTGCATCCACGGCCCCGGGTCTTATGAACACCGGCGGGACTTGTGAAACGCTGGCTGCGTGTGGGTGAGGATTTCCCGCAAAATCTTGGCTGAGGCCATCTGAGCACCGAGTGGATTGTGGCCTTTAGAATCTATCTTGTGAATAACACTCAAATGCAGGAGGCCTCTGTGCCCTGTGGCACCAGACGTTAGAGTTGGTCCCTCAGCTCCACCCGAGCTCCCAAACGAGCCCCCTCCACCCGCCCCGGTCCCGCACGCCCCGGTTCCTCTCGCCGGTGCCGCCGCTAGGGGCGCCGGAcgcggcgggcggcgcggggaGGAGGTAGGGACGCGCTCCTTCCGGTGCACTTCCGGCTTGCTCTTCGCGACTTCCGGTTCGGTGGCGTCCGGGCGCCGCTTTTAGGCTTGGCGGAGGCGCTCCTCTCCGCAACTGCCTGTCTGGCTTGCAGTTTTTCCAGCGTCGCAACTGGTATAATGGAGACCCCGCGAGGGGGTCTGGGCCCAGCCcggcccttccccagctcccgaGACCCCGGCCGGAGAAACCCTCTCGGCGGGGTCTGTACCCAGCTcggccctcctccagcccccagatCCCGGCCAGAAGCACTCCTCTACAGGGGTCTCCGGAAGAACAGTTTGCCTGGTTTTCACTAACGTCGGGATCCTGCCAGATGTGCTTTAGTGGAGAGCCTTGGGTTTAGGAGATAGAGCCGGGGGATCCGACCGCTGACACACTTGGGTGACTCCTAGTGACTGTTCAGTCTTGCAGCAGAGGCACACAGCCACCACTGTGCTGCTGCACCCTGAGGACCGAGTTGGATGAAATTTGCCGTGTCGTACTCAGTCTCCTAGGTGGGGACACGCCCAGCACAGTGCAGGGGCCCAAGAAAggtttcttgaatgaatgaatcaggaaCCATGGGAGGGAAGATAATTATTTTGCAGATGGTAGGCCATGAGGGTTAGGAACCCATACTTGTTAACTTCTGACTCTGGCCTGTGTCTGCCGGTTCTTCACACAATCTCATTTAGTGCTCACAGAAACCTTGTGACGTGGAGTCACCCCCAATAGACCTGTGCAACCCGTATGTACCTTGCCCAAGATGGCCCAGGgcgagtggcagagctgggctaCAAAGTAGATCGAATGTCCCTAGAAGCTGGATGCTGGGAGATCCCTCCCCGCCTGCTGAGGGGCACGTGGCACACGGCAGATGGCTCCACAGACCACGTGTTGGTTTTGCCTCTGGGCTCTCCACCATGAACCAGGGTCTCAGACTGAAACCCCAGGGGATCTGAGGTAGCCCAATACGGGATGTTGCACATCAACCGAAAAAGACAAGTGTCTGGATGACACTGGCATCGGAAACGTGCAGGGGACGCTTCTGGTTCCGTCTGCCCATCCCGGCAGCTCCGCCCAGGCAGGTGGTGTGACTGAGGAGTCAGGCTGAAGGCAGTGTCTAAGGCCCATCTCCCTGGTCATAGCCACTGGCCTGGGGATGGATGGTGAACGGCAGGGCCCCCAGCAGAGCCCCCTCCTCAGGATGGTTCCTAGGTGCCTGGGGCTGGGAATAGCCCTTGCCCCTCTGGTGGCTACAAGGGAAGGAGTTGGATCTGGGCCTGCTTTAAGCTCTGCTCTGTGTCCTGGTGAGAGAGCACACCTGTAGCAGGAGGCATTGGGCCAACGCTATGGCATCAGGTGCAATTCTTATCCTTGCTTGTGGCGGTGAATTctgtgtgtcaacttgactaaGCCACGGGGTGCTTAGAAATTTGGTCGAACGTtattctgggtatgtctgtgaagctgtttctggatgagatgaaCATTTCATTTAGTAGACTGAGTAAAACAGGCTGCCTctcagtgtgggtgggcctcatttAATCAGTTGAAAGCCTGACTAGAACAAAAAGGTCCGGTTTGACTCATGCAGGCGCTGCCCCATCCAGTCCTTCTAGACAGGTGTGCAGGGCACAGGTGTCTGTGGGATAGTCTAGGGTGGTGTGGAGGACCGCCAGGCTCTGCTCGTGGGGGCTGCCTGCCGGGTCAGGTCCTGGTGCTGGTGTCCAAGTGCACTCTCCACGTAGAGGCTGCAGGATGACCCTTCCAGTGCTCGGCGTGATGCCACTGCTCCCCGGGGTGCCCTGGGGTCTACGCGTGCAGGCTCTGCGGCCTGGTTGCTGGAGGGCAGAGGCCCCGAAAACCCTTGTGGTATTAGGGAGGGCAAAGAGTGCGAAGAAGGTCGCCGTCCCTCCTCTCTCAGGCCACAGCGCCACCAGCAGAGGCGCCTCAGCTGATGTCCTGAGACTGACGTCTACTCCTCTCCCCTAGAGCTGCTCTCACCTGGAGCGGGGGCGCATGGCGAGAGTCCAAAGTGCTTGGTGGCCACGGGGCCCTGGgagtggggcccagagaggtgaggcaGCCCAACCGCAGGGCCCTCAGGACAGGGTCCCGGCCGAAAGGCTTGGAGCTGGGGAGGTGAGGCTCGGAGTTGAGCTGGGGGAAGGGCCAGGCAGCCCCTCAGTGTGGGGACGGAGCGGGGTCGCAAGTGGTCAGGAGGGGGCAGGTGCCTGCTTCCCCACCCGGCTGAGCTCTGTCCCTACTGGAAGTCCGAAGGCAAGGCCCGGCTGCCGCTGCAGAGGCCTAGGCCTGTCTGGAGGCGCACGGTCCGGGCCCCACCTTCTGGTGTCTGGAGCACTTGGCCCGTGGCTGCGGCTGCGGGAACCGACAGGAGGCACCCCgtctggggcagaggcagggtgAGCCCCGACCTCGCCCGCCCCGCCTTGGCTCTCTGCGTCTGGAAACACCCGGCTGTGGCTCCAGGTCAGTCATGAGGCCTCCAGGCCCAGGTCAGTTAGGACCGCCAGGAGGTCCCGGGAGACCAGACGCGGGACACTCCTCTCCAGGGACAGGCAGGAGCGACTCCTACTTccgtcaatcaaaaagaatttatTCGGGCCACTCGGCCCGCGGGGCTGCCGGCGCCGAGCAGGACGGGGGCAGGAGGCGGGGGCCCTCTCTCCGGAGCCTCCCCCTCCATCGGgggccgccccgccgccccccacccccacccggggcCGCAGGCCGCCTGCCGCGCGCTACTCCCGGTAGTGCACCCGCTGGTGCTGGATGAGCTGCGAGCTCTGGCCGAAGGCCTTGCCGCAGGCGCCGCAGGCAAagggcttctcgcccgtgtgGGTCCGCAGGTGCCGAAAGAAGTGCGAGCGGCCGCGGAAGGCCTTGCCGCAGTCGGGGCACTCGTACGGCTTCTCGCCCGTGTGGATGCGCTGGTGCTCGATGAGCACGGAGCTCCAGATGAAGGCCTTGCCGCACTGGCTGCAGGCGTACGGCTTCTCGCCCGTGTGCAGCCGCTGGTGCCGCACCAGGTTGGAGCTCTGGCTGAAGGCCTGGCCGCACTCGCCGCACTCGTAGGGCTTCTCGCCGTTGTGGACGCGCAGGTGCTGCGTGAAGTGCGAGCTGTGGCTGAAGGCGCGGCCGCACTGGCCGCACTCGTACGGCTTCTCGCCCGTGTGGATGCGGTGGTGCTGGATGAAGCCCGACCAGCCGCGGAAGCGCTTGCCGCACTCGTGGCAGGCGTACGGCTTCTCGCCCGTGTGGATGCGCTGGTGCTTGAGCAGCAGCGACTTGTACTTGAAGCTCTTGCCGCAGGCCTCGCACCTGTGCGGCTTCCCGGCCCGCGGGCCGCCCTGCCGGACCCCGGGGCCCGGGCCCCTGCCGAAGCCGCCCTCCGGCTCGGCGGCCCGCTCGGGGTCCCCCTCGGTCCCGGAGGCTCCCTGCGGCGGCGGCGTCACgcgccaggtgcccctcttctgggGGCAGGGCGCGGTCCCCGGCGGCTGGCCCGTGGGCCGCTCCGAGCTGGACTCCTGCCCAAAGCTGTCCCCACACTTGGGTCTACGGGGAAGGCTCCTCAGAAGGGTCCTCAGGGGCCCCCTGTCCTGGTGCACCTCCTCTTCAGGGtcgcgggggtggggagaggagggagccgGCTCCGGCTCCGCCTCGGAATCTGGAATCAGAAACGGAGAGCGGGATGGCACCAGCAGGGGGCGCCACAGTGCTGGGGACCAGGGCGAGGGCAGACCCAGAGTGAGGCAGccaagccccgcccccctcccccgctcccgaAAGTGCTGCCCAGGCCCCCGGCAGAAATGCGGGGTTCGCCTCCTCCCGAGGCTCCGCAGGCCCGTGCCCCTCCGGAGCGCTTCCGGGGGCAGCTGTCTCCTGGCCTGGCTCCTCCACACCCCTCCTGACACTGAGGCGGGGAGGGTCGACTTCCCAGGGACCCAAGCTCTGAAGCCTCCGGCGTCTGCGGAGAGCTCGGTGTACGGGACAGAGCCCCCGAGGAGGCATTTTGCCGGCTTCACACGGGGTGGGCGGTGGCAAAGGGCTGAGGGACCAGAGCAGCGGACAAGTGGAGGCTGAGGGCACTACACAGGGGAAAGAGGGGGCCCAGGGCGACACCCCGGCTGCTGGCAGGGGGATGGGAGCGCAGTCGAGCGGAAGACGCCGACTGACTACGGGCTCTGGA from Lynx canadensis isolate LIC74 chromosome F2, mLynCan4.pri.v2, whole genome shotgun sequence includes these protein-coding regions:
- the LOC115505956 gene encoding zinc finger protein GLI4 isoform X4 yields the protein MNLRPDRIPVIPELQGRTEICTEEERKPPGGAVRGPCPERRRALRQQGRHGGLQMEQTRGWLRMSRGCNTDRPYHWHPVPGVHTFSRPWGRWRPWGTVRSPLVSRPLSILRHQGHLEPTASRPGFTSTVINTTPLAAALRCSPSHRRRRRSGPTWISEMWRRSGSAEVPAGRVDSEAEPEPAPSSPHPRDPEEEVHQDRGPLRTLLRSLPRRPKCGDSFGQESSSERPTGQPPGTAPCPQKRGTWRVTPPPQGASGTEGDPERAAEPEGGFGRGPGPGVRQGGPRAGKPHRCEACGKSFKYKSLLLKHQRIHTGEKPYACHECGKRFRGWSGFIQHHRIHTGEKPYECGQCGRAFSHSSHFTQHLRVHNGEKPYECGECGQAFSQSSNLVRHQRLHTGEKPYACSQCGKAFIWSSVLIEHQRIHTGEKPYECPDCGKAFRGRSHFFRHLRTHTGEKPFACGACGKAFGQSSQLIQHQRVHYRE
- the LOC115505956 gene encoding zinc finger protein GLI4 isoform X2; amino-acid sequence: MLSLGKFCNSRSSGPRVWEHFGGRQFRGALETVQKRRVCFQPAPQQPVAVQKEHREGRGATEGPLGAALRWTRGCCRRDGSGTARSLRGWGRSSRPGQPGPLRATEAPVLRSPERPGSARARPGRGEGALPAGARAAASRSEGPRCAYLQQALGKMATLGDGQEPPRVPSPVNLASPGTPGTHRLEARLHLHGHQHDSPGCRPEVLSQPPQEEEERSHLDLRDVEEVRIGRDSEAEPEPAPSSPHPRDPEEEVHQDRGPLRTLLRSLPRRPKCGDSFGQESSSERPTGQPPGTAPCPQKRGTWRVTPPPQGASGTEGDPERAAEPEGGFGRGPGPGVRQGGPRAGKPHRCEACGKSFKYKSLLLKHQRIHTGEKPYACHECGKRFRGWSGFIQHHRIHTGEKPYECGQCGRAFSHSSHFTQHLRVHNGEKPYECGECGQAFSQSSNLVRHQRLHTGEKPYACSQCGKAFIWSSVLIEHQRIHTGEKPYECPDCGKAFRGRSHFFRHLRTHTGEKPFACGACGKAFGQSSQLIQHQRVHYRE
- the LOC115505956 gene encoding zinc finger protein GLI4 isoform X3, with product MLSLGKFCNSRSSGPRVWEHFGGRQFRGALETVQKRRVCFQPAPQQPVAVQKEHREGRGATEGPLGAALRWTRGCCRRDGSGTARSLRGWGRSSRPGQPGPLRATEAPVLRSPERPGSARARPGRGEGALPAGARAAASRSEGPRCAYLQQALGKMATLGDGQEPPRVPSPVNLASPGTPGTHRLEARLHLHGHQHDSEAEPEPAPSSPHPRDPEEEVHQDRGPLRTLLRSLPRRPKCGDSFGQESSSERPTGQPPGTAPCPQKRGTWRVTPPPQGASGTEGDPERAAEPEGGFGRGPGPGVRQGGPRAGKPHRCEACGKSFKYKSLLLKHQRIHTGEKPYACHECGKRFRGWSGFIQHHRIHTGEKPYECGQCGRAFSHSSHFTQHLRVHNGEKPYECGECGQAFSQSSNLVRHQRLHTGEKPYACSQCGKAFIWSSVLIEHQRIHTGEKPYECPDCGKAFRGRSHFFRHLRTHTGEKPFACGACGKAFGQSSQLIQHQRVHYRE
- the LOC115505956 gene encoding zinc finger protein GLI4 isoform X1 produces the protein MLSLGKFCNSRSSGPRVWEHFGGRQFRGALETVQKRRVCFQPAPQQPVAVQKEHREGRGATEGPLGAALRWTRGCCRRDGSGTARSLRGWGRSSRPGQPGPLRATEAPVLRSPERPGSARARPGRGEGALPAGARAAASRSEGPRCAYLQQALGKMATLGDGQEPPRVPSPVNLASPGTPGTHRLEARLHLHGHQHDSPGCRPEVLSQPPQEEEERSHLDLRDVEEVRIGRGTCWPDSEAEPEPAPSSPHPRDPEEEVHQDRGPLRTLLRSLPRRPKCGDSFGQESSSERPTGQPPGTAPCPQKRGTWRVTPPPQGASGTEGDPERAAEPEGGFGRGPGPGVRQGGPRAGKPHRCEACGKSFKYKSLLLKHQRIHTGEKPYACHECGKRFRGWSGFIQHHRIHTGEKPYECGQCGRAFSHSSHFTQHLRVHNGEKPYECGECGQAFSQSSNLVRHQRLHTGEKPYACSQCGKAFIWSSVLIEHQRIHTGEKPYECPDCGKAFRGRSHFFRHLRTHTGEKPFACGACGKAFGQSSQLIQHQRVHYRE